A region of Vitis vinifera cultivar Pinot Noir 40024 chromosome 13, ASM3070453v1 DNA encodes the following proteins:
- the LOC100253615 gene encoding uncharacterized protein LOC100253615 isoform X4: protein MLERRNSRSIEVLLQVYFEEPKNIKLYVLPFGSMPLKTYLPDGDIDLTALCPENDEEDFARDVCTLLEGERQMGSEFRVEDISYIRAKVKIVKCMVQDISVDISFNQTGGLSTLCFLEQIDILIGKDHLFKRSVILIKAWCYYEGRILGSHCGLLSTYALEILVLYVINLFYSSLYCPLAVLYRFLDYYSTFDWEKFGVSVLGPVSISSLLTGAPEAAETADKPLLINEEFLWSCKEAFAVSIRASECTKQPFLVKHINIQDPLRDYNNLGRSISLGNSYRFRYAISVGAQRLKEILLMLPEGRMNEGLKEFFNNTLDRNGGGQGADEGDLVPFGPGSSKFCNLQGDYYGCLSNLHYGQFYHANLSSFSLHPGSLDVPFQWMYFNQSNVPWGYTNHFASMLPSQNTFQFYSPSFQFEEQESNMNAYVPSLPFCYETASQLSGLAYHFEEKVPQGTGTFIPNVAQIFHNDLNRWEHGQDPEHEPRSGMPQTRWAVKRNPVSMASSVLLEPEQEGGKNSEPTLQVLSPKPEDEGGMVSKSKNQAPSLKPEQERQSNQESKAQDLVLKPESESDESSQEAKAPGLVLKPEPETGKNRDVSTQGLLLKPEVEQRKSLTPESTPQGPSAKTPPANYDHSKVPPQMNQAREAVNSGCLHPLEEFPELPHKLKQDSSLDPKDGKKELPQRFSSLGQQTEG, encoded by the exons ATGCTGGAGAGGAGGAATAGCCGTTCCATTGAAGTACTACTACAAGTTTATTTTGAGGAACCAAAAAATATAAAGCTCTAT GTGCTCCCATTTGGCTCAATGCCACTAAAGACCTATCTTCCAGATGGAGATATCGATCTCACTGCCCTCTGCCCTGAAAATGATGAAGAGGATTTCGCTAGAGATGTCTGCACTCTCCTTGAAGGTGAAAGGCAAATGGGCTCAGAGTTTCGAGTAGAAGACATTAGCTACATTCGGGCAAAG GTTAAGATTGTGAAATGCATGGTACAGGATATTTCCGTGGACATATCTTTTAACCAAACTGGTGGACTCTCTACACTATGCTTTCTTGAGCAG ATCGACATTCTTATTGGGAAAGACCATCTTTTCAAACGCAGTGTTATCTTGATCAAAGCCTGGTGCTACTATGAAGGTCGAATTCTTGGATCGCATTGTGGCTTGTTGTCGACATATGCATTGGAGATCTTGGTTTTATATGTGATTAACCTCTTTTATTCATCATTATATTGTCCTTTAGCG GTCCTGTACAGATTTTTGGACTACTATAGCACATTTGACTGGGAAAAATTTGGAGTCAGTGTACTTGGTCCTGTTTCTATATCATCCCTTCTCACAGGAGCGC CAGAGGCAGCAGAAACTGCCGATAAACCGTTACTGATTAACGAGGAGTTTCTGTGGAGTTGTAAAGAAGCATTTGCAGTTTCAATAAGGGCATCTGAATGTACAAAGCAGCCATTTCTAGTGAAACATATCAACATTCAGGATCCCCTGAGGGACTACAACAATTTGGGGCGTAGTATAAGCTTAG GTAACTCCTACCGGTTTAGGTATGCCATTTCAGTTGGGGCTCAGAGGCTTAAGGAGATTCTTCTCATGCTACCAGAAGGAAGAATGAATGAGGGACTGAAGGAATTTTTCAACAATACGTTAGATAGGAATGGGGGGGGACAAGGGGCAGATGAAGGTGATCTTGTCCCATTTGGACCTGGAAGCTCTAAATTCTGTAACCTTCAGGGAGACTACTACGGTTGCCTCAGTAATTTGCATTATGGGCAGTTCTATCATGCCaatctctcatccttctctctCCATCCCGGTTCACTAGATGTCCCATTTCAGTGGATGTATTTTAACCAAAGTAATGTGCCTTGGGGGTACACAAATCATTTTGCCTCAATGCTCCCATCCCAAAATACTTTCCAGTTTTACAGCCCCTCTTTTCAATTTGAAGAACAGGAAAGCAACATGAATGCTTATGTCCCAAGCCTACCCTTCTGCTATGAGACTGCTAGCCAGTTGTCTGGGCTTGCTTatcattttgaagaaaaggtGCCACAAGGAACAGGCACATTCATCCCTAACGTG GCCCAGATTTTTCATAATGATTTAAACAGATGGGAGCATGGACAGGATCCAGAACATGAACCTCGGAGTGGGATGCCACAAACCAGGTGGGCAGTTAAGAGGAATCCAGTCTCCATGGCTAGCAGTGTGTTGTTGGAACCTGAACAGGAGGGCGGAAAAAATTCAGAACCCACATTGCAGGTTCTGTCACCTAAACCTGAAGATGAGGGAGGGATggtttcaaaatcaaagaaccAAGCTCCATCCTTGAAACCTGAACAGGAGAGACAGAGCAATCAGGAATCCAAAGCACAAGATCTGGTTCTGAAACCTGAATCTGAGAGTGATGAGAGTAGTCAAGAAGCCAAAGCACCAGGTCTGGTGCTGAAACCTGAACCTGAGACAGGCAAGAATCGAGATGTGTCAACTCAAGGCCTGTTGCTGAAACCTGAAGTTGAGCAAAGAAAGAGCCTGACTCCAGAATCCACTCCACAAGGTCCATCGGCAAAAACCCCTCCAGCAAACTATGACCACAGTAAGGTACCCCCACAGATGAACCAGGCCCGAGAAGCTGTAAACAGTGGCTGCCTTCACCCGCTAGAAGAATTCCCAGAACTTCCACACAAGCTGAAGCAGGACAGCAGCCTTGATCCCAAGGACGGCAAGAAAGAACT